Proteins encoded in a region of the Leptolyngbya sp. 'hensonii' genome:
- a CDS encoding Swt1 family HEPN domain-containing protein, with protein sequence MAISNHERVGRALNLLRDGLYPYIEREMKAIHGDRWLIPASSSLPDHYVARREVQDVLKEDVSALLMVMWEQWNNVFRNTLGRTERSIVSELRDTRNDWAHTSTFSTDDAYRALDSMARLLTAISAPEADQVEKQKQELLRVRFEDQARRETRRAAVAPTEGQPMSGLDVNEPPQNVNTVVLVGNKISPGQIHQKSDGTQVRTLWGEIGWQLGGKEGYEMMRAADESATNPGDALKDLFNKYGNNILGTPIPFPSSPTPFSHNGEKGH encoded by the coding sequence ATGGCAATTAGCAACCACGAACGAGTCGGCAGAGCCTTGAATCTACTCCGCGATGGGCTTTACCCCTATATTGAGCGGGAGATGAAGGCCATACATGGCGATCGGTGGTTGATTCCTGCTTCTTCTAGCCTGCCCGATCACTACGTGGCTCGTCGTGAAGTCCAAGATGTCCTCAAAGAAGATGTTTCTGCCCTGCTCATGGTGATGTGGGAGCAGTGGAATAACGTCTTCCGTAATACGTTAGGGCGTACTGAACGAAGTATCGTCAGTGAGTTGCGAGATACCCGAAACGACTGGGCACACACCTCCACCTTCTCAACGGATGATGCTTATCGTGCCCTCGATAGCATGGCACGTCTCCTYACTGCCATTTCTGCACCAGAAGCCGATCAAGTCGAAAAACAGAAACAAGAACTGCTGCGGGTKCGTTTTGAAGACCAGGCTCGGCGGGAAACTCGGCGTGCGGCGGTGGCTCCCACCGAAGGCCAGCCCATGTCTGGACTGGATGTGAATGAACCGCCCCAGAACGTCAACACCGTCGTTTTGGTCGGTAACAAAATTTCCCCCGGACAGATTCATCAAAAGTCAGACGGCACTCAAGTGCGAACACTTTGGGGTGAAATTGGCTGGCAACTCGGTGGCAAAGAAGGCTACGAGATGATGCGCGCAGCCGACGAAAGCGCGACTAATCCGGGGGATGCCCTGAAAGATCTGTTCAATAAATATGGCAACAATATACTTGGCACACCAATCCCTTTCCCCTCATCCCCCACCCCCTTCTCCCACAATGGGGAGAAGGGGCATTAA
- a CDS encoding Uma2 family endonuclease, giving the protein MVTLQLQQLDVPPGQRLLIHDLDWSEFEAILDELGEDRASRIAYSDGILEIRMPLPKHERQKSILGDIVKILLDELEIDCECFGSTTFKRQEMNYGIEPDECFYIQNHETMIGKDRLDLSVDPPPDLAIEVDVTSKTQIDAYIRLGVPELWVYGDTELKIYILEAGQYQTSTTSPMFPKLPILEWVSEVLEQSRAIGRSPALRSFRQKIRSTL; this is encoded by the coding sequence ATGGTCACTTTACAACTCCAACAACTGGATGTTCCCCCCGGTCAACGCCTCCTGATTCACGACCTGGATTGGTCAGAATTTGAAGCCATTCTCGATGAACTAGGCGAAGACCGCGCCAGCCGCATTGCCTACAGCGATGGAATTTTAGAAATCAGGATGCCATTACCCAAACACGAGCGACAAAAATCGATCCTTGGCGATATCGTCAAAATCCTACTAGACGAATTGGAAATTGACTGCGAATGTTTTGGCTCGACCACCTTCAAACGGCAAGAAATGAACTACGGGATTGAACCCGATGAATGCTTCTATATCCAAAACCACGAGACTATGATTGGCAAGGATCGGCTGGATTTATCGGTTGATCCACCACCGGATCTTGCCATTGAGGTTGATGTCACCTCCAAAACCCAGATTGATGCTTATATCCGCCTGGGTGTGCCCGAACTCTGGGTCTATGGAGATACTGAGCTAAAAATTTACATCCTGGAAGCAGGGCAATATCAGACTTCTACGACCAGCCCAATGTTTCCAAAGCTACCGATTTTAGAGTGGGTGTCAGAAGTATTAGAGCAAAGTCGAGCGATCGGTCGAAGCCCTGCCTTAAGATCCTTTCGTCAAAAAATTCGGTCAACCCTGTAA